One Micromonospora sp. FIMYZ51 genomic window carries:
- a CDS encoding MFS transporter yields MENQAHSLGRPFWTFWSAAALANLGDGIRVAAFPLLAAALTDDPLAVAAVAAAQFLPWLVSGLFAGALADRRGARTLLAAADTGRVVVLATLATAVALGWATIALVVAAAFLLGVGETVRDTAAQTAVPRLVTDAQLEKANGRLVAGEIVGNEFVGPPVGALLFVLGAAIPFAVNGATLALAVMLVLSLPLTLAHRATATSGDSPAPQRDGILAGLRWLVRQPMLRTLVLVSAAVAAADTAWFAIFVLYARDALGLGAFGFGLLLATGAGGGLLGSFTADRLIARFRHRIVLTWSMAITAGVPVLLAVVPNRAAAVVVVVTTSAAFAVLNVAALSVRQRLVPTGLLGRVIAAARMITYSSTALGALAGGALAARAGIEAPFVFSGVVAVAATVAWWLASRPAAPDALGLR; encoded by the coding sequence GTGGAGAACCAGGCTCACTCGCTCGGACGACCGTTCTGGACGTTCTGGAGCGCCGCCGCGTTGGCCAACCTCGGCGACGGCATCCGGGTCGCGGCATTCCCGCTGCTGGCCGCCGCGCTCACCGATGATCCGCTGGCCGTGGCCGCCGTCGCCGCCGCCCAGTTCCTGCCGTGGCTCGTCTCCGGCCTGTTCGCCGGTGCTCTCGCCGACCGCCGTGGTGCCCGTACGCTGCTGGCCGCCGCCGACACCGGCCGGGTGGTCGTGCTGGCCACCCTGGCCACCGCGGTCGCCCTCGGTTGGGCCACCATCGCCCTGGTCGTGGCCGCCGCGTTCCTGCTCGGCGTCGGCGAGACCGTCCGCGACACCGCCGCCCAGACCGCCGTACCCAGGTTGGTCACCGACGCCCAACTGGAGAAGGCCAACGGTCGGCTGGTCGCCGGCGAGATCGTCGGTAACGAGTTCGTCGGGCCACCGGTCGGTGCCCTGCTGTTCGTCCTCGGTGCCGCCATCCCGTTCGCGGTCAACGGTGCGACCCTGGCCCTGGCCGTGATGCTCGTACTCTCGCTGCCGTTGACCCTGGCCCACCGCGCCACCGCCACCAGCGGCGACAGCCCGGCCCCGCAGCGCGACGGCATCCTGGCCGGCCTGCGCTGGCTCGTCCGCCAGCCCATGCTGCGTACCCTGGTCCTGGTCAGCGCCGCCGTGGCCGCCGCCGACACCGCCTGGTTCGCGATCTTCGTGCTCTACGCCCGGGACGCTCTCGGCCTCGGCGCGTTCGGCTTCGGCCTGCTCCTGGCCACCGGCGCGGGTGGCGGCCTGCTCGGCTCGTTCACCGCCGACCGACTGATCGCCCGGTTCCGGCACCGCATCGTGCTGACCTGGTCGATGGCGATCACCGCCGGCGTACCGGTCCTGCTGGCGGTCGTGCCGAACCGGGCCGCCGCAGTGGTCGTGGTGGTCACCACGAGCGCGGCGTTCGCCGTGCTCAATGTCGCCGCCCTTTCCGTACGCCAGCGGCTCGTGCCGACCGGGTTGCTCGGCCGGGTCATCGCCGCCGCCCGCATGATCACCTACAGCAGTACGGCGTTGGGTGCGCTTGCCGGCGGCGCTCTGGCCGCCCGCGCCGGCATCGAGGCGCCGTTCGTGTTCAGCGGCGTGGTCGCCGTCGCCGCGACGGTCGCCTGGTGGCTCGCCTCCCGGCCGGCGGCCCCCGACGCGCTCGGGCTGCGCTGA
- a CDS encoding maleylpyruvate isomerase N-terminal domain-containing protein — MTEARELLTPPRNAFRDECARLGQVLRTIHQRDLDRPTDCPPWTVAELLAHVRTGVARLADMLAAPAPGRAQVDAAGYFGAAKFTPQVDTDRIDAARAQAGGGTDPSTLAVEFDRAWQATLDAVDAQPADRVVRTRHGDAMTVPEFLRTRVVEVGVHGLDLAAALDREPWLTPAAGQVIADLLTGGRPVPPQLGWDRLTLIQKATGRRPRSTAEQAVLDAAGIRLLAFAG, encoded by the coding sequence ATGACCGAGGCGCGAGAGTTGCTGACTCCGCCGCGCAACGCCTTCCGCGACGAGTGCGCACGGCTGGGGCAGGTGCTGCGAACCATCCACCAGCGGGATCTGGACCGACCCACCGACTGTCCGCCCTGGACGGTCGCCGAGCTGCTGGCCCACGTCCGCACCGGCGTCGCCCGACTGGCCGACATGCTGGCCGCCCCGGCACCCGGCCGGGCCCAGGTCGACGCCGCCGGCTACTTCGGCGCGGCCAAGTTCACCCCGCAGGTCGACACCGACCGCATCGACGCCGCGCGGGCCCAGGCCGGCGGCGGCACCGACCCGTCGACCCTCGCCGTGGAGTTCGACCGGGCCTGGCAGGCCACCCTCGACGCGGTCGACGCCCAGCCGGCGGACCGGGTCGTACGCACCCGGCACGGCGACGCGATGACGGTGCCGGAGTTCCTGCGTACCCGGGTGGTGGAGGTCGGGGTGCACGGCCTGGACCTGGCCGCGGCGCTGGACCGCGAGCCGTGGTTGACCCCGGCGGCCGGCCAGGTGATCGCCGACCTGCTCACCGGCGGGCGTCCGGTGCCACCGCAACTGGGTTGGGACCGGCTGACGCTGATCCAGAAGGCCACCGGCCGCCGCCCACGCAGCACTGCCGAGCAGGCCGTCCTGGACGCCGCCGGGATCCGGCTGCTCGCCTTCGCCGGCTGA
- a CDS encoding transglutaminaseTgpA domain-containing protein, with product MVKSLRAVPAALAGLVVPAVLVTMVTLAGLALDRVYAGSLLTGLVAGAALGSVLVSVVARRLPSWLVAPVSVLAMAGWTAWGLRLAADRAALPGGFAEVAVDAARNGIPRLLTAMIPVEPTPDTVLVPLVGAWLAGLAGAEVALRAGRVLLGYLPPALLFAGAVYVVGPNAEPAIGATVALVAVAALGLAASGRAGGGDPVEGLAPAARAGMRVRLAAASAAGTAVVVGLAALLGPALAAFVDTRPVDPRRYVEPPQVETLDENPLIRISGWALNPDQQLFQVSTQGSAPADADTDTDTDTDTDDSDTGDSDPVTDEQPTAAAGGVRIRLAVLSDYDGVTWRVGATYRNAGRILPVVDPPPHATVRTVRQEITMGDLTGRLLPAVATPREVSGARVAYDPDTGTLIRPDGLSPGLRYTVTSAQERPDPNLLATANTPAGDEVARVLHVADGAPEQLRRLAAQLAEENGAPYARAAAIEQWLSEHYRLVADAPSGHAYPNLAFFLFGPVNGGGQRGTSEQFAAAFAVLGRMAGLPTRVVVGFAAGSSGPVRAADAYAWPEVLFDGLGWVPFDPLPRPDEEPRPVEEDFRPKPDDPPPSEQPEPTLEPTASAQAQAAPGGPADSGGPSTPVLVAGTTGGVLLLVVVVLATLLGMRRALTRNRLHRGDPGQRIAGAWREVTDALRLAGQPVAVDLSATEVAERARHTLTEAARPGTSDSRTPAYRAVDDLARLLNQVAFAPGTATAEQAGTAAEAATVYTGALRQARPRWRRLLWSVHPGPLRWRPRRRRSAER from the coding sequence GTGGTGAAATCGCTGCGGGCCGTGCCGGCGGCGCTGGCCGGCCTGGTCGTGCCGGCGGTGCTGGTCACCATGGTCACGCTGGCCGGGCTGGCGCTCGACCGGGTGTACGCGGGCTCGCTGCTGACCGGGCTGGTGGCCGGCGCGGCTCTCGGTTCGGTGCTGGTGAGTGTGGTGGCCCGGCGGCTGCCGTCCTGGCTGGTCGCGCCGGTCTCGGTGCTGGCGATGGCCGGCTGGACGGCGTGGGGGCTGCGGCTGGCTGCCGACCGGGCCGCGCTGCCGGGCGGGTTCGCCGAGGTGGCCGTCGATGCCGCCCGCAACGGCATCCCCCGGCTGTTGACCGCGATGATTCCGGTGGAGCCGACCCCGGACACCGTGCTGGTGCCGCTGGTGGGGGCCTGGCTGGCCGGGCTGGCCGGCGCGGAGGTGGCGCTGCGGGCCGGGCGGGTGTTGTTGGGCTACCTGCCGCCGGCCCTGCTCTTCGCCGGCGCGGTGTACGTGGTCGGCCCGAACGCCGAGCCGGCCATCGGTGCGACGGTGGCGCTGGTGGCGGTGGCGGCGCTGGGTCTGGCGGCGTCGGGGCGGGCGGGCGGCGGTGATCCGGTGGAGGGGCTGGCCCCGGCGGCGCGGGCGGGGATGCGGGTCCGGTTGGCGGCGGCCTCGGCCGCCGGCACGGCGGTGGTGGTGGGGCTGGCCGCGCTGCTCGGCCCGGCTCTGGCCGCGTTTGTGGACACCCGACCGGTGGATCCGCGCCGCTATGTGGAGCCGCCCCAGGTGGAGACGCTCGACGAGAATCCGCTGATCCGGATCTCGGGCTGGGCGCTGAACCCGGACCAGCAGCTGTTCCAGGTGAGCACGCAGGGCAGCGCCCCGGCCGACGCCGACACCGACACCGACACCGACACCGACACCGACGACAGTGACACCGGCGACAGCGATCCGGTTACCGACGAGCAGCCGACGGCCGCTGCGGGCGGGGTGCGGATCCGGCTTGCCGTGCTCAGCGACTACGACGGGGTCACCTGGCGGGTCGGCGCCACCTACCGCAACGCCGGCCGGATCCTGCCCGTCGTGGACCCGCCGCCGCACGCCACCGTGCGGACGGTCCGGCAGGAGATCACGATGGGCGACCTCACCGGCCGGCTGCTACCGGCGGTGGCCACCCCGCGCGAGGTCAGCGGGGCGCGGGTGGCCTACGACCCGGACACCGGCACGCTGATCCGGCCGGACGGGCTCAGCCCGGGACTGCGGTACACGGTCACTTCCGCGCAGGAACGCCCCGACCCGAATCTGCTCGCCACCGCGAACACCCCGGCCGGCGACGAGGTGGCCCGGGTACTGCACGTGGCCGACGGGGCACCCGAGCAGTTGCGTCGGCTCGCCGCCCAACTGGCCGAGGAGAACGGCGCCCCGTACGCCCGCGCGGCGGCGATCGAGCAGTGGCTCTCCGAGCATTACCGGCTGGTCGCCGACGCGCCGAGTGGTCACGCGTACCCGAATCTGGCGTTCTTCCTGTTCGGACCGGTGAACGGCGGCGGGCAGCGCGGCACGTCCGAGCAGTTCGCCGCCGCCTTCGCGGTGCTGGGCCGGATGGCCGGGCTGCCGACCCGGGTGGTGGTCGGTTTCGCCGCCGGATCGTCCGGGCCGGTACGGGCCGCCGACGCGTACGCCTGGCCGGAGGTGCTCTTCGACGGGCTGGGTTGGGTGCCGTTCGATCCGCTGCCCCGCCCCGACGAGGAGCCGCGACCGGTCGAGGAGGACTTCCGCCCGAAGCCTGACGATCCGCCGCCGTCGGAGCAGCCGGAGCCCACCCTGGAGCCGACCGCCTCGGCGCAGGCGCAGGCGGCACCCGGTGGTCCCGCCGACTCGGGCGGCCCGTCGACGCCGGTGCTTGTCGCCGGCACCACCGGCGGCGTCCTGCTGCTGGTCGTGGTGGTGCTGGCCACCCTGCTCGGGATGCGTCGCGCGCTTACCCGCAACCGGCTGCATCGGGGCGACCCCGGTCAGCGGATCGCCGGCGCCTGGCGGGAGGTGACCGACGCGCTGCGGCTGGCCGGGCAGCCGGTGGCCGTCGACCTGTCCGCCACCGAGGTCGCCGAGCGGGCCCGGCACACCCTCACCGAGGCGGCCCGACCGGGCACCTCAGATTCCCGGACGCCCGCGTACCGCGCCGTCGACGACCTGGCCCGCCTGCTCAACCAGGTTGCCTTCGCGCCGGGCACGGCCACTGCCGAGCAGGCCGGTACCGCCGCCGAGGCCGCCACCGTCTACACCGGTGCGCTACGGCAGGCCCGTCCCCGCTGGCGGCGGCTGCTCTGGTCGGTGCATCCGGGTCCGTTGCGCTGGCGTCCCCGCCGCCGGCGGTCAGCCGAGCGTTGA
- a CDS encoding phosphatase PAP2 family protein, with protein sequence MTPRGGTAVWLVVLALVQAAAFIVVWRYALHTGTGQWIDTVALTGNRIGRDRIEEPVNRILNAMSVVSLLAATVMIGFIALIRGRVALAVAATLLIAGSNVTTQALKYVLTRPDYGIDPERAFVGNSLPSGHTTVAASVAVALVLVLPPKVRGFAAVLGAGYAAIAGVATLSASWHRPSDAVAAYLVVGVWAALAGLLLLTTQRERAQVASADAHRLTPLLLGLGGLLAIAGCALALWWLLGQRDTPAAELGRRPLFLGYAGSAAGIAGSMGVVMALVLAAVHRIVPREQG encoded by the coding sequence ATGACGCCGAGGGGTGGAACTGCGGTCTGGCTGGTCGTGCTGGCCCTCGTCCAGGCGGCGGCCTTCATCGTCGTCTGGCGATACGCACTGCACACCGGCACCGGGCAGTGGATCGACACGGTCGCCCTCACCGGCAACCGGATCGGTCGCGACCGCATCGAGGAACCGGTCAACCGCATCCTCAACGCGATGTCCGTGGTGTCGTTGCTGGCGGCCACCGTGATGATCGGGTTCATCGCGCTGATCCGGGGCCGGGTCGCGCTTGCCGTCGCGGCCACCCTGCTGATCGCCGGGTCCAACGTCACCACCCAGGCACTCAAGTACGTGCTGACCCGACCGGACTACGGCATCGACCCGGAGCGGGCGTTCGTGGGAAACAGCCTGCCCAGCGGCCACACCACGGTCGCCGCCTCGGTGGCGGTGGCGCTGGTGCTCGTGCTGCCGCCCAAGGTGCGGGGCTTCGCCGCCGTGCTCGGCGCCGGCTACGCCGCGATCGCCGGGGTGGCCACCCTCTCCGCGAGCTGGCACCGGCCCAGCGACGCGGTGGCCGCGTACCTCGTGGTGGGGGTCTGGGCGGCCCTGGCCGGGCTGCTGCTGCTGACCACCCAGCGGGAGCGGGCACAGGTCGCCTCGGCCGACGCGCACCGGCTCACCCCGCTACTGCTCGGCCTCGGTGGCCTGCTCGCGATCGCCGGCTGCGCGCTGGCGCTGTGGTGGCTGCTGGGCCAGCGCGACACCCCGGCGGCCGAGCTGGGCCGCCGGCCACTGTTCCTCGGCTACGCCGGCAGCGCCGCCGGCATCGCCGGGTCGATGGGCGTGGTGATGGCGCTGGTGCTCGCCGCCGTGCACCGCATCGTCCCCCGCGAGCAGGGCTGA
- a CDS encoding GH1 family beta-glucosidase — MSMLTRRHLLRRAALSAAATQAGPALGGTASTAGATAVAATATAVGAAALTGCQSDRTDPAATPAARLPFPPNFGWGAATSAYQIEGATKEDGRGESVWDTFSHTPGRIRNGDTGDVAADHYHRYAEDLDLMRDLGLRSYRFSISWPRIQPDGTGAANQRGLDFYRRLVDGLHERGIAPMATLFHWDLPQSLQDVGGWESRDVAHRFADYAAIVFAALGDRVPVWLTINEPKTVVQNGYLQGHHAPGRQDPDAAYLVAHHLQLAHGLAVRALRATGDGRIGPAFNLHPCYPADDSPAAAEAARLYDGYENRLYLDSAFKGSYPEDVLADLGPSSRMVRGIQDGDLKIISSPVDLLAVQYYTPIYVTADGGTVRRWPTSEASWQQIYPEGMYDILTRVTRDYGPVPLTVTENGLPTPDVLAADGTVEDTGRVAFLRDHLAAAHRAVTDGVPLESFHVWSLLDNFEWAEGYDQRWGLIYVDYPTQRRVLKRSAHWYRQVIADNAL; from the coding sequence ATGTCGATGCTCACCCGGCGTCACCTGCTGCGCCGTGCGGCGCTCTCGGCCGCCGCAACCCAGGCCGGTCCGGCACTCGGCGGCACCGCCAGCACGGCCGGTGCCACCGCGGTCGCCGCCACGGCCACCGCCGTCGGCGCCGCCGCCCTCACCGGCTGCCAGTCCGACCGCACCGACCCGGCCGCAACTCCCGCCGCCCGGTTGCCCTTCCCGCCGAACTTCGGCTGGGGCGCGGCCACCTCCGCGTACCAGATCGAAGGCGCCACGAAGGAAGACGGCCGCGGCGAATCAGTCTGGGACACCTTCAGCCACACGCCCGGCCGCATCCGCAACGGCGACACCGGCGACGTCGCCGCCGACCACTACCACCGCTACGCCGAAGACCTCGATCTGATGCGCGACCTGGGGCTGCGCAGCTACCGGTTCTCCATCTCCTGGCCGCGCATCCAGCCCGACGGCACCGGCGCCGCCAACCAACGGGGGCTCGACTTCTACCGCCGCCTGGTCGACGGGCTGCACGAGCGCGGCATCGCCCCGATGGCCACCCTGTTCCACTGGGACCTGCCGCAATCCCTGCAAGACGTCGGCGGCTGGGAGTCCCGCGACGTGGCGCACCGCTTCGCCGACTACGCCGCCATCGTCTTCGCCGCACTCGGCGACCGGGTGCCGGTCTGGCTCACCATCAACGAGCCCAAGACGGTCGTGCAGAACGGCTACCTACAGGGCCACCACGCCCCCGGCCGGCAGGACCCGGACGCCGCGTACCTCGTCGCGCACCACCTGCAACTCGCCCACGGCCTCGCCGTCCGGGCGCTGCGCGCCACCGGCGACGGCCGGATCGGCCCGGCCTTCAACCTGCACCCCTGCTACCCCGCCGACGACTCCCCCGCCGCGGCGGAGGCGGCCCGCCTGTACGACGGCTACGAGAACCGGCTCTACCTCGACTCGGCCTTCAAGGGCAGCTACCCCGAGGACGTGCTGGCCGACCTCGGGCCGAGCAGCCGGATGGTCCGCGGCATCCAGGACGGCGACCTGAAGATCATCTCCTCGCCCGTCGACCTGCTCGCGGTGCAGTACTACACGCCGATCTACGTCACCGCCGACGGCGGCACCGTCCGCCGCTGGCCCACCTCCGAGGCCAGCTGGCAGCAGATCTACCCGGAAGGGATGTACGACATCCTGACCCGGGTCACCCGCGACTACGGCCCCGTTCCGCTCACCGTCACCGAGAACGGCCTGCCCACCCCCGACGTACTCGCCGCCGACGGCACCGTCGAGGACACCGGGCGAGTGGCCTTCCTGCGCGACCACCTCGCCGCCGCCCACCGAGCCGTCACCGACGGAGTACCGCTGGAGAGCTTCCACGTCTGGTCCCTGCTGGACAACTTCGAGTGGGCCGAGGGCTACGACCAGCGCTGGGGCCTGATCTACGTCGACTACCCCACCCAACGCCGGGTGCTCAAGCGCAGCGCCCACTGGTACCGCCAGGTAATCGCCGACAACGCCCTCTGA
- a CDS encoding glycoside hydrolase family 48 protein — protein sequence MRNLARRRRLAWLAAAALALGGVTVPAAAAQAAPACDVVYTTNDWSNGFTANVTLKNLGDPINGWTLRFAFPGNQRVTQGWSARWSQSGNQVTATNESYNGNLATGSSVNIGFNGSYTGSNPKPTSFSVNGVTCGGVAQQPPTVSLSVPAGPFTAPATVPLTATASDPDGTIARVEFYRNGLLVNTDTTAPYAYTLENLPAGDYTVQARAYDNSGLSAIAERSFTVAGSTAPAVVATPTALTVPEGGSSPLNIKLSRAPTANVAVTLARTGDTDITVSPTTATLTPSNWSTGVNVSVNAAEDADTVGGTATITASASGHTPATVTVTEIDNDVPGGDGEYVQRFLTQYNKIKNSGYFSPEGVPYHSIETLIVEAPDHGHETTSEAFSFWLWLEAYYGRVTQNWAPFNNAWTVMEKYIIPSAADQPTAGSAGDATYAAEHDLPSQYPSQLDSNVPVGKDPLRAELQQTYGTGSIYGMHWLLDVDNVYGYGRCGDGTTRPAYINTFQRGTQESVWETIPQPSCDTFAHGGQYGYLDLFIKESGTPAKQWKYTNAPDADARAVQAAYWALTWAKEQNKQADVAATVAKAAKMGDYLRYALFDKYFKRIGNCVGASACPAGNNRESAHYLLSWYYAWGGAYETSQNWSWRIGSSHSHFGYQNPFAAWAMSNVAELKPQSPTAVSDWEKSFERQMELYTWLQSAEGGIAGGATNSWGGHYGTPPAGTATFYGMFYDVDPVYNDPPSNQWFGMQVWSMQRIAELYMVTGNARAKALLDKWVPWAIANTTLGEDWSIPSDLKWTGQPANWNPTSPQPNTNLHVEVTAQGQDVGVASAYARTLIAYAAKSGNTAAKTTAKGLLDALHANSDAQGVSTVEKRGDYRRFDDVYDASTGQGLYVPPGWTGRMPNGDQIAPGKSFVDIRSFYKNDPAWPKVQAYLDGGPEPEFRYHRFWAQADIAMAYADYGKLFPNG from the coding sequence ATGAGAAATCTGGCAAGACGTCGCCGGCTGGCGTGGCTCGCCGCCGCGGCACTGGCGCTCGGCGGGGTGACCGTACCCGCCGCCGCCGCGCAGGCCGCGCCGGCCTGCGACGTGGTCTATACGACCAACGACTGGAGCAACGGCTTCACCGCCAACGTGACCCTCAAGAACCTCGGTGACCCGATCAACGGCTGGACGTTGCGGTTCGCCTTCCCCGGCAACCAGCGGGTCACCCAGGGCTGGTCGGCCCGGTGGAGCCAGTCCGGCAACCAGGTCACCGCCACCAACGAGTCCTACAACGGCAACCTGGCCACCGGCTCCTCCGTGAACATCGGCTTCAACGGCTCCTACACCGGCAGCAACCCGAAGCCGACGTCGTTCTCGGTAAACGGGGTCACCTGTGGTGGAGTCGCGCAGCAGCCGCCGACGGTGAGCCTGTCGGTGCCTGCCGGCCCGTTCACCGCCCCGGCGACGGTGCCGCTGACCGCCACCGCCAGCGACCCGGACGGCACGATCGCCCGGGTCGAGTTCTACCGCAACGGGCTGCTCGTCAACACCGACACCACCGCCCCGTACGCGTACACCCTGGAGAACCTGCCGGCCGGTGACTACACCGTGCAGGCCCGGGCGTACGACAACAGCGGTCTCTCCGCGATCGCCGAGCGGTCGTTCACGGTCGCCGGATCGACCGCGCCGGCCGTGGTGGCCACCCCCACCGCGCTGACCGTGCCGGAGGGCGGCAGCTCGCCGCTCAACATCAAGTTGAGTAGGGCACCCACCGCAAACGTCGCGGTGACCCTGGCGCGTACGGGCGACACGGACATCACCGTCTCGCCGACCACGGCGACGCTCACCCCGAGCAACTGGAGCACCGGGGTCAACGTGAGCGTGAACGCGGCCGAGGACGCCGACACCGTCGGCGGCACCGCCACCATCACCGCCTCGGCCAGCGGCCACACCCCGGCGACGGTCACCGTCACCGAGATCGACAACGACGTGCCCGGTGGCGACGGCGAGTACGTGCAGCGCTTCCTCACCCAGTACAACAAGATCAAGAACTCGGGTTACTTCAGCCCCGAGGGCGTGCCCTACCACTCGATCGAGACGCTTATCGTCGAGGCGCCGGACCACGGGCACGAGACCACGTCGGAGGCGTTCAGCTTCTGGCTGTGGCTGGAGGCGTACTACGGGCGGGTGACCCAGAACTGGGCACCGTTCAACAACGCCTGGACGGTGATGGAGAAGTACATCATCCCGTCCGCGGCCGACCAGCCGACCGCCGGTTCGGCCGGCGACGCCACCTACGCCGCCGAGCACGACCTGCCCAGCCAGTACCCGTCCCAGCTGGACTCGAACGTGCCCGTCGGCAAGGACCCGCTGCGCGCGGAGTTGCAGCAGACCTACGGCACCGGCTCGATCTACGGCATGCACTGGCTGCTGGACGTGGACAACGTCTACGGCTACGGCCGCTGCGGCGACGGCACCACCCGGCCGGCGTACATCAACACCTTCCAGCGGGGCACCCAGGAGTCGGTGTGGGAGACCATCCCGCAGCCCTCCTGCGACACCTTCGCCCACGGCGGTCAGTACGGCTACCTGGACCTGTTCATCAAGGAGTCCGGCACCCCGGCCAAGCAGTGGAAGTACACGAACGCCCCGGACGCCGACGCCCGTGCGGTGCAGGCCGCGTACTGGGCCCTGACCTGGGCCAAGGAGCAGAACAAGCAGGCCGACGTGGCCGCCACCGTGGCCAAGGCCGCAAAGATGGGCGACTACCTGCGGTACGCGCTGTTCGACAAGTACTTCAAGCGGATCGGCAACTGCGTCGGGGCCAGCGCCTGCCCGGCCGGTAACAACCGCGAATCCGCACACTACCTGCTCTCCTGGTACTACGCCTGGGGTGGCGCGTACGAGACCAGCCAGAACTGGTCGTGGCGGATCGGTTCCAGCCACAGCCACTTCGGCTACCAGAACCCGTTCGCGGCCTGGGCGATGAGCAACGTCGCCGAGCTCAAGCCCCAGTCGCCGACCGCGGTCTCGGACTGGGAGAAGAGCTTCGAGCGGCAGATGGAGCTCTACACCTGGCTCCAGTCCGCCGAGGGCGGCATCGCCGGTGGCGCGACCAACAGCTGGGGCGGCCACTACGGCACGCCGCCGGCCGGCACGGCCACCTTCTACGGCATGTTCTACGACGTGGACCCGGTCTACAACGACCCGCCGTCGAACCAGTGGTTCGGCATGCAGGTCTGGTCGATGCAGCGCATCGCCGAGCTGTACATGGTCACCGGCAACGCCCGGGCCAAGGCGCTGCTGGACAAGTGGGTGCCGTGGGCGATCGCCAACACCACGTTGGGCGAGGACTGGTCCATCCCGTCGGACCTGAAGTGGACCGGCCAGCCCGCCAACTGGAACCCGACCAGCCCGCAGCCAAACACCAACCTGCACGTCGAGGTGACGGCGCAGGGGCAGGACGTCGGTGTCGCCTCCGCCTACGCCCGCACGCTCATCGCGTACGCGGCGAAGTCGGGTAACACGGCGGCGAAGACCACCGCCAAGGGTCTGCTGGACGCGCTGCACGCGAACAGCGACGCGCAGGGCGTGTCGACGGTGGAGAAGCGTGGCGACTACCGGCGCTTCGACGACGTCTACGACGCCTCCACCGGGCAGGGCCTCTACGTCCCGCCGGGCTGGACCGGCCGGATGCCCAACGGCGACCAGATCGCCCCGGGCAAGAGCTTCGTCGACATCCGGTCGTTCTACAAGAACGACCCGGCGTGGCCCAAGGTCCAGGCGTACCTCGACGGTGGACCCGAGCCGGAGTTCCGCTACCACCGGTTCTGGGCCCAGGCGGACATCGCCATGGCGTACGCCGACTACGGAAAGCTGTTCCCCAACGGCTGA
- a CDS encoding roadblock/LC7 domain-containing protein, translated as MSQEARDLSWLVSAFAERVPGVAHAVVVSSDGLLVAISDHLPRDHADKLAAVTSGLMSITAGAAQMFDGDVVKQTVVEMGRGYFLVMQVRDGSILATLAAADADIGVVGYEMARLAKQAGEMLTPALRAELQQALPR; from the coding sequence TTGTCGCAGGAGGCTCGGGACCTGAGCTGGCTGGTCAGCGCGTTCGCCGAGCGGGTGCCGGGAGTGGCGCACGCGGTAGTGGTCTCCTCCGACGGATTACTGGTGGCGATCTCCGACCACCTGCCGCGAGACCATGCCGACAAGCTCGCCGCGGTCACCTCGGGCCTGATGAGCATCACGGCCGGTGCCGCCCAGATGTTCGACGGTGACGTGGTCAAGCAGACCGTGGTCGAGATGGGGCGCGGCTACTTCCTGGTGATGCAGGTACGCGACGGCTCGATCCTGGCCACCCTGGCGGCGGCGGACGCCGACATCGGTGTGGTCGGCTACGAGATGGCCCGGCTGGCCAAGCAGGCGGGGGAGATGCTGACCCCCGCCCTACGCGCCGAACTCCAACAAGCCCTCCCCCGCTGA